From Trichocoleus desertorum ATA4-8-CV12, a single genomic window includes:
- a CDS encoding CRISPR-associated protein Csc3 has translation MLKRHRLLKQEPEGLDELYFKEIRPTLYELHGAHGQYGSRKGRTLAEHLDSACQFVLTVSKIAKVSEEKRTLILAATAVHDLNKLIEGGGSVKKLARDRSFLKEQLSRAGVDELVKTDDDLELVRRLIESHSGHNNSDGMRFIGEDPQVKDQIKRWSAMLIGGDLFDLGIEEDKRIRKVENELTVAFGRPSRLFKVRLSEDRGYLTSLLLFACEEVLHKHGLHTLAIDPDGQIFEGEAFPEEDLTIEIAKYWQKRIDRVFGSNIEQLITDKSTNGIKVDYQAIQQDPEAALERVDILLAKKYSNYKASKVAESIEKYCRKAGEDAVTHAAKMGLVPISTAEEFAISEGLKAAYVSYRQVKPQLTPNQVWKRISNHMGLSDQQCKALEAFEEQYGRCLFAGKASTRRMNGVQEAIKESFQMRLTKTDETTSTSEVSKSLIEAVRYLLNLPISRKQSFFEELSTYIEANPSQRSSLGSIRAEVSELRKPQMPPETKVQVFSNRLRGGSSGDPVRCADSLAALGYQLMQVGAGFPNAKKKSKSGGEAPVHTYYLHFSLPKGSSSELQGIWRKWLKDTANTNADGGAVKVNELQLYRDNQIAFESDKFEGFSLPKRPEFTFSTVTIPVVWGDVNSSVALLKSLRLALELSLAFDFGFPFILSANLEVKPEWEIFGRVEGLPSALQPLLGSGIYQRQGHLSQQEQKTSITAEEVLERLQCVGKLVISVASLQKKDDCLYDLARAAQRPLNLYHVLLRWILREQDDPNLEIIWTRIREPLTTLLRSLMSEEHDRVSHYLKQAAHIAEVAKLRGSSFRRTSQAEPFSEFIKAVRSRKSHMDWETIFAALVQEYHERLDRIREHGVGATKYEQIKQFYQVLRQLFEDVYHSRPERLLTDSKTLEAAYLFFLQQARQELKAQTQPAQTELETVTK, from the coding sequence ATGTTGAAGCGTCATCGACTCTTAAAGCAAGAACCAGAGGGTTTAGATGAACTCTACTTTAAAGAGATTCGTCCTACTCTGTATGAGTTACATGGAGCGCATGGACAGTATGGATCGCGTAAAGGGCGAACTTTAGCTGAACATTTAGATTCAGCTTGTCAATTTGTTCTTACTGTCAGCAAAATTGCAAAAGTATCTGAAGAGAAACGGACTTTGATTTTGGCTGCAACGGCTGTTCATGATTTGAACAAGTTAATTGAAGGTGGGGGTAGTGTTAAAAAGTTGGCACGCGATCGCTCCTTCCTAAAAGAACAACTCAGCCGAGCAGGTGTAGATGAATTAGTGAAGACAGACGACGATCTAGAACTCGTTCGTCGCTTGATTGAGAGCCATTCAGGTCATAACAACTCAGATGGAATGCGTTTTATCGGAGAAGATCCCCAGGTTAAAGATCAAATTAAACGCTGGTCAGCCATGCTGATTGGTGGCGATCTCTTTGATTTGGGCATTGAAGAAGATAAGCGGATTCGGAAAGTTGAAAACGAATTAACAGTTGCATTTGGTCGTCCTAGCAGACTATTCAAGGTCAGGCTATCAGAAGATCGAGGGTATTTAACATCATTACTACTGTTTGCTTGTGAGGAAGTTCTGCACAAACACGGGTTACATACGCTTGCAATTGATCCGGACGGTCAAATTTTTGAGGGTGAAGCATTTCCTGAAGAGGACTTGACGATCGAAATCGCGAAGTATTGGCAAAAACGGATCGATCGCGTTTTTGGTAGCAACATTGAACAATTAATCACAGACAAAAGTACAAATGGGATTAAGGTTGATTATCAAGCTATTCAACAAGATCCAGAAGCAGCACTTGAGCGAGTTGATATCTTATTAGCTAAGAAATACTCAAATTACAAGGCTAGCAAAGTAGCAGAATCCATTGAAAAATACTGTAGAAAAGCTGGTGAGGATGCAGTTACTCATGCAGCCAAAATGGGCTTGGTTCCTATTTCCACAGCTGAGGAGTTCGCTATCTCTGAAGGTTTGAAGGCAGCATATGTCAGTTATCGGCAAGTCAAGCCACAACTCACACCAAACCAGGTTTGGAAAAGAATTTCTAATCACATGGGCTTATCAGATCAACAGTGCAAAGCTCTAGAGGCATTTGAAGAACAATATGGACGCTGTTTATTTGCAGGTAAGGCTTCTACACGGAGAATGAATGGTGTTCAAGAGGCTATAAAAGAATCTTTCCAAATGCGTCTGACAAAAACAGATGAGACGACAAGTACCTCAGAAGTCTCAAAGAGCTTGATAGAGGCTGTTAGATATCTTCTCAATCTACCTATTTCACGCAAGCAGAGTTTTTTTGAGGAGCTATCTACCTATATTGAAGCTAATCCCAGCCAAAGATCATCGTTAGGTTCTATTCGTGCTGAGGTCAGTGAGCTTAGGAAACCTCAAATGCCTCCTGAAACAAAGGTACAAGTATTCTCTAATCGTCTACGAGGAGGCTCTAGTGGTGATCCTGTTCGATGTGCTGATTCCTTAGCAGCTCTGGGTTATCAGCTAATGCAAGTTGGTGCTGGCTTCCCTAATGCTAAGAAGAAATCAAAATCTGGTGGTGAAGCCCCAGTTCACACTTATTATTTACATTTCTCGCTACCAAAAGGTTCCAGTTCTGAGCTCCAGGGCATTTGGCGTAAATGGCTTAAAGATACTGCAAACACGAACGCTGACGGTGGAGCAGTTAAAGTTAATGAATTGCAGTTATACCGTGATAATCAAATAGCGTTTGAATCTGACAAATTCGAGGGGTTTTCACTACCAAAACGCCCAGAGTTTACTTTCTCCACAGTTACCATTCCTGTTGTTTGGGGTGACGTTAACAGTTCAGTCGCTTTGCTTAAGTCGCTACGTTTGGCATTAGAACTCTCTCTAGCGTTTGATTTTGGCTTTCCTTTTATTTTAAGTGCCAATTTAGAAGTTAAACCAGAGTGGGAGATATTTGGCAGAGTTGAGGGGCTTCCTTCTGCATTGCAACCTTTGCTTGGTTCGGGTATTTATCAACGGCAAGGGCATCTATCGCAGCAGGAACAAAAAACTAGCATAACTGCGGAAGAGGTTTTAGAGCGATTGCAGTGCGTGGGGAAACTGGTTATTAGTGTTGCCAGCCTTCAGAAGAAAGATGACTGTCTTTACGATTTGGCTCGTGCCGCTCAACGTCCCCTTAACCTCTATCACGTCTTGTTACGGTGGATTTTGCGGGAACAGGATGATCCAAACCTGGAAATCATCTGGACTCGTATTCGAGAACCTTTAACAACTCTATTAAGGAGCCTCATGTCAGAAGAACACGATCGCGTTTCACACTATCTCAAACAAGCGGCGCATATTGCCGAAGTAGCCAAATTGCGTGGTAGTTCCTTTCGGCGTACGTCACAGGCTGAACCCTTTTCTGAATTTATTAAAGCCGTGCGATCGCGAAAATCCCACATGGATTGGGAAACGATTTTTGCTGCACTCGTGCAGGAATATCATGAACGGCTCGATCGCATTCGAGAACACGGAGTTGGCGCAACAAAATATGAGCAGATTAAACAGTTTTATCAAGTGTTGCGCCAGCTATTTGAGGACGTTTATCACTCCCGCCCAGAGCGGTTATTAACCGACAGCAAAACACTAGAGGCAGCTTATCTGTTCTTCTTACAACAAGCTCGTCAAGAATTGAAAGCTCAAACTCAACCTGCCCAGACTGAACTAGAAACTGTAACAAAATAG
- a CDS encoding WYL domain-containing protein, which translates to MPRKKETLTLSVPPGTKEKLEAIAGRLDLRWGESPSASKLVAAIAQEEVEVGMFRPLIPGQIDALRQSVKLLIDAGCIEAAKSVITILLEQGDLEAPLRQTLLQQLTQSIAAWREQIDQYIAQKQPFWVSYRNSQGTLLEFNARYAEVHFQEKRFYLQIWCEETADVEADIPDLPELWHNRCLRFDRIQDIQPIEGEWRGKLDSIKVYLQFKGWMANAYEPKPGDDENLVIGDVRQVARRVANPFWLIREVSRYWENCEIIAPDALRDRFRQKFQALSALYDV; encoded by the coding sequence ATGCCTAGAAAGAAGGAAACGTTAACGCTATCTGTTCCGCCCGGTACAAAAGAAAAGCTAGAGGCGATCGCTGGACGGTTAGACTTGCGTTGGGGTGAAAGCCCTAGTGCCTCAAAATTAGTTGCAGCAATTGCTCAAGAAGAAGTAGAAGTTGGAATGTTTCGCCCTTTGATCCCAGGGCAGATTGATGCTTTACGGCAATCAGTCAAACTTCTGATTGATGCAGGCTGCATCGAAGCAGCAAAAAGTGTAATTACAATCTTGTTAGAGCAAGGAGATCTAGAAGCTCCATTACGACAAACGTTGCTGCAACAACTTACCCAGTCGATCGCTGCATGGCGAGAGCAAATTGACCAGTACATCGCACAAAAGCAGCCATTTTGGGTTTCCTACCGTAACTCACAAGGAACATTGCTTGAATTTAATGCGCGTTATGCCGAAGTTCACTTCCAAGAAAAGCGTTTCTATTTACAAATTTGGTGCGAAGAAACGGCGGATGTTGAAGCAGATATTCCTGATTTACCGGAGCTTTGGCACAACCGCTGCCTCCGGTTCGATCGCATTCAGGACATTCAGCCTATTGAAGGAGAATGGCGAGGAAAACTTGATTCCATAAAAGTGTACTTACAATTTAAGGGATGGATGGCCAATGCGTATGAACCTAAGCCAGGGGATGATGAAAATCTAGTCATTGGTGATGTTCGTCAAGTTGCCCGTCGAGTTGCTAATCCCTTCTGGCTCATTCGAGAAGTCTCTCGCTACTGGGAAAATTGTGAAATTATTGCACCAGATGCGCTGCGCGACCGCTTCCGGCAAAAATTTCAAGCTCTATCAGCCCTGTACGATGTCTAA